The Erpetoichthys calabaricus chromosome 16, fErpCal1.3, whole genome shotgun sequence sequence ACGTAGGACCTGTAGGCCCGGGAGAAGGTCGCCTTCATCCAGTCGATCTCACAAGTCCCGTACTTGCGGCCTGCAATGGAAagacaagaagaaataaaaagcagaCGTGTTCACGGGAAAGGGACAATGACCGACATGGAGGAACGGGACACACGGCCACTGTACAGGTGACATTTATGAAAGGTGACGTGTTCTGGCCTGGCACCTCTGCCTCTGCACTACAAATCAGCACGAGCCGCACATTCTCGTTCACGTGTGGTCCTGTAATTTCACGTCTTATTGAAATTGCGCATCTGAAAGGTGTAGGCAAACAGGGCAATGGCGTATGAATTATCCGGTTGagtatgtaatgaattatatagAATCAAATCATATATTTACAGATAATTAagtacaaaatccatccatccatccatccattacccaacccgctatgtcctaactacagggtcacgggggtctgctggagccaatcccagccaacacagggcgcaaggcaagtaaatacaaattaaggagcaataatatgaattattatgttatattttataaaCACATATGTACACTACATGCTGTATATGAAAAGAACGTGCAGATTATTCAATGATATTCTTATGATGCGATCAGAGGGACCCCCGAACAAAAAAAGGAACCAAAGTTTAAACTGACCTTAGAAAAGAATCAAACGTATCGATTCACTAATACAATTCGATGCATTGAGTCGAAATGGCCGTCACCAGTCGAGAGCGCTTTCCACTGTCCCATCACCGCGGGACCACCAAAACAAACGCGTAATTCGGCCGGCAGATGAGCTGCAAATCTACTGGAAATCATCAAAGCGTTTCTAAAAGTCGCGTAAAAACCGAGCCCGCTGAGAATACGTAAGCGGTGACGTCACGCAGACTCACTCCACGCCCCCGTCCTCCGGCCCGCTGCCCTCACCTGTGTAGCTGCCCCATCCAACAAGCGGCGATCCTGCCCAGAAAAGAGCCGTCAGCCAGAGCAGCCCTAAAATCAGGGCCACGCTGCGCGTGTCAACTCTATAAGCTGAAAGAAAAGAGGGACCAGAAAGAGGAAAAGAACATTTAGGACATGACAGCACATCGGTGGcgctatataaacacacacacacatatattatatacagagaGAGTTTAGGGACAAAGGGCGCGACACCCAAATCAGGACACGGAGGCTTTGTGATTTCAGACGGCCAGTCTCCGTGAGGGGCAGCACGGGATGGGCGCCTGCGTCTTGCCTTTTCTCCTTTAGAAGGGTGGTCCCCCAGGACTAAAGCCATGCATCCCCTGCCTGCCGCGGTGTCACTTTCAGCGCCTCTCCGATTGTCCTGTCAACACCTGAAATGAGAAAACAGCgttggcaggcaggcaggcggctTGGCAAGGCACAGCTGGCATACCTTGGTGAGGCTGGCATCCTTTGATGTATCGGATGACGCTGATGGCTGTCAAAGTGTTGATGCTGAGGAGTCCAAAGAGCAGGATTAGGAATCCGTCCATCTGTCAGAGGGGACATTGAGAGATCAGAGTGAAGGGCGCGCAAGGGCACCGCATGGAATGGAAAAATGCGAGCGAATgccaagaaaaaggaaaaaactttAGAGGCAGGCGGCGGGCAGGGGCTGGCACCGAGGACCAGCCGGTTAAGCGCCGGTGGGCACAAGGTAGGCACTCAACCAAAAGGAGCGCAGTGGACAGGGAAAGAAGTGCAATTCATAGGCGAGTaagtgcaccccccccccctggAAAAATAAGGGGGCAATTGAATTAGTCAACCggtctttgttttatatagcgcctttaaacaCTCCACATGAAGATCAATTAAAGTGACAAAAATAATGAGGGGGCAAACGAGCGCCCGTCACTCATTACACAGTGGACAGGGGAAAAAAAGTGGAATTTATTGGACAATTAGACGACGATTAGACAGGCGGGCTTTAGTTTACGTGACGCCTTTAACAGAAGGTGACACAATGAAAGGCACACGACTCTGATTACTGCATTAGACAGAAGCAGAGACCACTCAGGCAACCCGTGttggatttatatagcgcctttatcataAATCACTTTACAAAAAAAGTGACAACATTACACAGGCAGGCGCCAATTATGTTTTATATAACGCCTTCAATATATGGGACGTGAAAAATATTCCTGTAATAAAATagacaataaaagtgaaaataatcagatgagtCAATTATacagaggtggactccaatcagtCCGGCAgtgtttgttttatatagcgcctcaaACATGTAGCACTATACGTGAAAATGGCGTTACGgataaaatgacaataataatgcgAGTCAAATATAGAGAGGCACATTCTGGTGAGTCAAACGGTTAATCTTTAATAAAGCgcctttaatatactgtaaggcACTTGAcggaaaaaaaatctgtgctgTAATAATAGTACAAATCAAATGAGTCAATTATATAGAAGCAGTGCTTATGTGATATAGCGCCTTAAACACGAAGCACGTTACTCCTGATATGACGCCACAATACAACTGACGATACTAATGCTAGTCAatagatagaaaaatagataatgtgaaaggcactatataatacactggacatagatagatagatagatagatagatagatagataatgtgaaaggcactatataatagatagacagatggccCTACACAATAGAAACACTTGATTAAATGTATTCTGGTCGATTAGACGTTTATTTTAATGATGGATTCTTTGAGATGCACAAGTAAAGAAATCAGGGGGGCCTCGAATTCAAACGAGACCCTTcaagatgaatgaatgaactacTAGATTAACCCTTTTCCTCCCTCGTTGCTTTTCACTTCACGCCGGCGTTGAGCGGCCGTCCTTCCACACAAACGTCGAAGACAAGCGAGGCCCACATCAAGGCCGGGGGCGCCTTCACTGATCCATCTTGACGTCCTTTCGGTGCACATTCTTTCTATCACGGAGacgtaaaattaacaaaatctcCCGAAACTTCACTCGGGCACGCGCAGCGCGTGCAGGCGATGTGGTGACGACCGGAGTGACTCTGCAGTCTGTTGCGCCACCGAGCTACTCAAAGAATAAACGCGCATCAACGACTCAGATTTTTACACAcccttagaaagaaagaaagaaagaaagaaagaagtgcagTCACCTGGCAGGTCCAGATGGCCGTGATGAGGTAGCCATTGTCCCTCAGGACGTTGAACACCTCCAGTATCCCCCTGGAGTAGCCGAACACGGAGATGCTGATGTCGGAGATGGCCAAGTTGAAGGTCAGGTAGTCGTGGGGTTCAAGCGAGTGCCTTTGTCTGAAGAGAAGGACGATGACCACGCTGTTTCCAGCCCATGAGAGGCAGCCTGTAAAAGAAGAAAGCGACAACTGATGACAAAAGGACACTTGTAAATAACGGGACCCACTGCCTGGGTCCCTGGTTAAGGTGGTCGCACTTGGCAGGGGGTCATTGTACGAGGAGCAGAAAACACGGACTTCAATTTCGCACCGTGCGCCTTGTATTAACACGCACGTGCAAGCCGCTCCTCACGAAAGGTGACGCGCTCGTGTCGCCAGGTCCCCAAGCCTAAAGCGAGGCGCTCCTCCTAGCGGGGGCACTTGTCGAGCTGCTCGTCGCCCTTCCGTTGTCTACAGAGGAGCACGAACTTGGACCGAAGCGGCCCCGCACTCACCCAGGATGAGCAGGTAAACGCCGACCGCGGTCTCCCCGCGCTCGGAGACCACCGACATGGAGCCGTTGTGCAGCCGCTGAGCGGAGCTGTCCATCAGCACCTTGTCCATCGTGTCGCTCTGCTGGTCGGCGCGTGGGCTCGCGTCCTTTCACGCACCTCGTTTTGTCCCGGATGCGTCCATCAGCCCGTAAATGGAAATGGCCGGCAGGGCGGCTATGGGATTAGGGTGAGCCCCCCGGCCACGATGAGCCCTGTCAGTCTGAGTCCGTTAATTAGGATGGGCGGGCGTGTGGATAATCCTGAGCGGCTCGAGAGCTGAGCACTTAACTTACATCGACAGGCGCTGAAGAGAATCAAAAGTAAAGGGAGAGGAGACCTTAAAGAACAGCGAGGAGCTGCGGCCATGTAACGATCGGCATTTTTTAAAACACCTGCCGATTTACAAAGCAAACATAGAGTGAAATTCAGCAGTTTGTAAACATTTCTAGCCAACAACCTGAAACCGTACGATCTTACAACGGATACAGCAGGAAAGATCATTGGGACCCCTCTGCCGGCCAGTAAAGCCATATTTCTAAAACGATGCATCTGCAGGACCACTCAGGACCCCTCTCGGGGTCTCTTTGTCCAACTCCCAGCTGACAGAAGCTTCTGGAGCACCCAAACCAGTCCTGTCGGGCTCTGCAGCAGCTTCTACCCCCACGGTGGTCCGCATTCTGAACTCTGTTGTGCCCCCCAGCCCAGTGGCTTATGTAGATGCAGTACATTCATTCCACTTGTCACTACGCTTGTGTTTCATTACTAGCTgctattatttaatttcaaattgttATCATCTGTCCACATTcctattctttatttattgagtcattttattgtattgttctttACTTGTCTTGCGCTTGTCCCGCGTTTGTGTGCATTTTGCACTGTGGTGGTCCTGTCATTTCGTGCCGCTGTATGCTGCAATGCAGTGTATGGATGATGTGACATTAAAGCCACTCGACGTgaccaaaaatgaaaattaccGCCATATTGACAGAAGACGTCACCAGGGGGAAGCACACAGACAGAAAAAAGTGTAGGGCCAAGAAGTGACCAGAGAGGTACACCAAGCGTTACTTCCGAAAAATTCACAGATTGCAAATATTACAAGTTACACGTTGACTTCTACTTGAAAAACAAGTGAAACTGTGTGGCTGCCATCTCCGGAAGGACGATAACACGTCTTGAAGTGGCTTAGAAACACGTCGTGATCTGAGCTTCAGCGTGGACATCAAATCAGATCATCGACCACTCGCATCAAAGCAGCGTCTGTGGAATGGTGGGACTCAACGGTGGATTGGAGTTTGTTAAAAAGATTACCGGGAGACAAGTCGGCCATGAGTTACACTTAACAAGTCCCagtgttctcgatgaactcattttaaagtcgccgTCTCGACCCaccggactaattcccttcatcattttaaacactcagtcagtcaggtctcctcttcatctctgtgaaggctcagctcttttaatcttcctcatcactcatcccctgtagccctgaatcagccaagtcgctcttctctggaccttctcttgtgctgctatgtctttatggagacccaaactgcacccaggactccagatgaggcctcagcagtgtgttataaagcttgagcagaacctcctgagacttgtactccacacatcaaggcgctatataacctgacatttaaGTTagccactatgacttctaaatccttctcatgaggcaTACTTTCAATTTcttctcattttaaagtcgccgtctcgatccactggactgattcccttcatcattttaaacacttcagtcaggtctcctcttcatctctgtgaaggctcagctcttttaatcttcctcatcactcatcccctgtagccctgaatcagcctagtcgctcttctctggactttctccagtgctgttatgtctttatggagacccaaactgcacccaggactccagatgaggcctcaccagtgtgttataaagcttgagcagaacctcctgtgacttgaactccacacatcaaggtgctatataacctgacattctgtgagccttcttaatgtcttctgaacactgtctggaagtcgatagcttagagtccactatgactcctaaattcttctcataaggtgaactctcgattttcagacctcacattttagttttctacacttaacactttacatttactgacacacAGCTGACCAAAGTTGGTAATTCAGCTCCATGGACTGAACACAGCCAGTCCTGTAAGGTAAACCTCACCGCTATGCGGACCCTCACCCTGAAAGTGAGGTTTTCCACAAGAACGGCAAGTCCTGATCAAAGGAAATCCCAGAAGAAGTCAGGAAAAAAATGTGGTTGAAACTTACCAACAAGCAAAGGGTTACAAAGCTGTTTCCGTGGCTTGGGGGCTCTGGTAGATCACAGTGAGAGTCGTCGTCTACAAGTGGAGAACATCTGGACCAGAGGGCAATCTGTGCAGTAAAGGCTGACCTGCCCAAATGACCCCAAAGAGGGTCCAGGAGAacatccaaagaaatgcaggccTCCACTCAGGTCAGTGGTGACGGCACCTTGGTAAGAAAGACACGGAGGGCAAATGAGATCGACGAGGGATGAACGAGGTGGAGAGTTCAACTATCTAAGAGGAACATCAGCGGAAAGAAACTCCGGCATGTTTGGCAAAGCCATTTCTAAGGCAACACACGTGACAGCCATTATCTGCAAAGAGAGAACATTTGGACAACTGGGCACTCTTCTCTGTCTTAATGACCCCAATGGGCACAGAAGAACAtccaaagaactgcaggcctccgTAGCCTCAGTTCAGCTCAGGTCAGTGGTGATGACGCCACGATAAAAAAGAGACGGAGGAGAAATGGGAGAGGAGTGAGGCAGAAACAGCGGGATGATCTCCAAGCCTTTGGGAATAACAAGAGACACGTCAAAAGTAGAGCTCTGTGGACGACGCAGGGTCACTAAGTCTTGCGTTTGGCAAGAAGAACATCAGACCTACAACTAAGCTTTGCAGTGCTGGTATGGATGCTTTGAAAGATGAGTCACTATTGAAAGGACCAGGAACTGTGCACTTGGACACAATACCCTTCAGGAGAAAGGCTGGTCATCTGTCTGTGACCTGAAGCTGAGGTGCACTTGGGTTACGCGGCAAGACAAGCAGCCAAAACAGAAAACTGAGAACTGAATGGCCCAGGAGAAACAACATGAATGttctggagtggcccagtcaaagtcTTGACTTGAACCAAACTGAGACACTGTGACAAGCAGTTCACACTCCCAGACCTAGCAATGTGTCTCAATTAAAGGCTGAAATGGACTCCACGGCATTAGTTATCGCTGCCAAAGGTGCTGCAATCACACATTGGGCCTTGCAACACGACACAAAAAGGAAGGCCTACAAGAGAAAGGCTCAGAATTTCTAAAGCGGCCGAGTCAAAGTCCTGAAATGAGCCGCTGACGT is a genomic window containing:
- the opn6b gene encoding opsin 6, group member b, whose product is MDKVLMDSSAQRLHNGSMSVVSERGETAVGVYLLILGCLSWAGNSVVIVLLFRQRHSLEPHDYLTFNLAISDISISVFGYSRGILEVFNVLRDNGYLITAIWTCQMDGFLILLFGLLSINTLTAISVIRYIKGCQPHQAYRVDTRSVALILGLLWLTALFWAGSPLVGWGSYTGRKYGTCEIDWMKATFSRAYRSYVVGIFFFNFFLPVSIMVFSYVSIIRTVRSSHKSSRGGEVTERQRRIEHNLTRVSFVICVAFLLAWSPYAVISMWSACGLQVPPLTSVVASLFAKTASFYNPFIYMGMSSKFRNDLRKLIHCVGRKSQRGALPPPAIYSTAEEPQPAHDMPPTGVHDGVDPSEKGRRPSRTTSLVIQHHASQSGRL